The following are from one region of the Phycisphaeraceae bacterium genome:
- the folK gene encoding 2-amino-4-hydroxy-6-hydroxymethyldihydropteridine diphosphokinase has translation MTNHDHTSAADRSPDSAVIAHLGLGSNLGNRADTIDAALALLCATRGVSVLVRSKIIETPALVRPGAPAQPAYLNAAATVETTMSPRELLDAMLEVERQLGRVRSATERWEPRTIDMDLLLYADRVIDSPGLVVPHPAMHERLFVLQPLAEIAPDARHPVLGRTAAELFARLRAATPAGA, from the coding sequence ATGACGAACCACGACCACACCTCTGCTGCCGATCGCTCCCCCGATTCCGCGGTCATCGCGCACCTCGGGCTCGGCTCCAACCTCGGAAACCGCGCCGACACCATCGACGCGGCCCTCGCGCTCCTGTGCGCCACCCGGGGGGTGTCGGTCCTCGTCCGCTCCAAAATCATCGAGACCCCCGCGCTCGTCCGCCCCGGCGCCCCGGCCCAGCCGGCGTACCTCAACGCCGCTGCCACGGTCGAGACCACCATGTCCCCTCGCGAGCTGCTCGACGCGATGCTCGAGGTCGAGCGCCAGCTCGGGCGCGTCCGCAGCGCCACCGAGCGGTGGGAGCCGCGCACGATCGACATGGACCTGCTCCTCTACGCCGACCGCGTGATCGATTCGCCGGGGCTCGTTGTTCCTCACCCGGCGATGCACGAGCGCCTGTTCGTCCTCCAGCCCCTCGCCGAGATCGCGCCCGACGCGCGACACCCCGTGCTCGGGCGGACCGCCGCCGAACTGTTCGCGCGCCTGCGCGCGGCGACGCCCGCCGGGGCGTGA
- the fliP gene encoding flagellar type III secretion system pore protein FliP (The bacterial flagellar biogenesis protein FliP forms a type III secretion system (T3SS)-type pore required for flagellar assembly.), with amino-acid sequence MSSGLAPSASQPINPISVLDSAARLIPGAFSGAAGEPGGSGAGSEVGQGGLSTTLNIVLLLTVLSLAPAIMIMCTCFVRIIVVLALLKQALGAQGLPPSQVITGLALFMTFLVMAPTFERIHAEAIVPYQNGEIVSQLEMWDRAKQPLRDFMFDQMEASGSMSSVFMMLNYRGIDTSEPQNLTRADVDTITLIPAFMLSELKVAFTMGFRVYLPFLVIDMVIASLLISMSMMMLPPVLISLPFKLLLFVLVDGWNLVVGSLMTSFVQPGQVDRLSNLAQSAAGALGGGG; translated from the coding sequence TTGTCCTCCGGGCTCGCGCCAAGCGCGTCCCAGCCGATCAACCCGATCAGCGTGCTGGACAGCGCCGCGCGGCTGATCCCGGGCGCGTTCTCGGGCGCAGCGGGGGAGCCCGGTGGCTCCGGCGCAGGTTCGGAGGTCGGCCAGGGCGGGCTCTCGACCACGCTGAACATCGTGCTGCTGCTCACGGTGCTGTCGCTCGCGCCGGCGATCATGATCATGTGCACCTGCTTCGTGCGCATCATCGTGGTCCTCGCGTTGCTCAAGCAGGCGCTGGGCGCGCAGGGCCTGCCCCCGAGCCAGGTCATCACCGGGCTGGCGCTGTTCATGACCTTCCTGGTCATGGCGCCCACCTTCGAGCGCATCCACGCCGAGGCGATCGTGCCCTATCAGAACGGCGAGATCGTCAGCCAGCTCGAGATGTGGGACCGCGCCAAGCAGCCCCTCCGAGACTTCATGTTCGACCAGATGGAGGCCAGCGGCAGCATGTCGAGCGTCTTCATGATGCTCAACTACCGCGGCATCGATACCTCCGAACCCCAGAACCTCACCCGCGCCGATGTCGACACGATCACCCTCATCCCCGCCTTCATGCTCAGCGAGCTGAAGGTCGCTTTCACGATGGGCTTCCGCGTCTATCTGCCCTTCCTCGTGATCGACATGGTGATCGCCAGTCTGCTCATCTCCATGAGCATGATGATGCTCCCCCCGGTGCTCATCTCCCTGCCGTTCAAGCTCCTGCTCTTCGTGCTCGTCGACGGGTGGAACCTCGTCGTCGGTTCGCTGATGACCAGCTTCGTCCAGCCGGGTCAGGTCGACCGGCTGTCGAATCTCGCGCAGAGCGCGGCGGGCGCGCTCGGGGGAGGGGGCTGA
- a CDS encoding flagellar biosynthetic protein FliQ, whose translation MITIKIAAPILGAGVAIGLFISIFQSVTQIQEQTLVFVPKIFSMLLVAMLLMHWVVRRIAEFALDMFTLT comes from the coding sequence ATGATCACCATCAAGATCGCCGCCCCGATCCTTGGCGCCGGCGTCGCGATCGGCCTGTTCATCAGCATCTTCCAGTCCGTCACGCAGATCCAGGAACAGACCCTCGTCTTCGTCCCCAAGATCTTCTCGATGCTCCTCGTCGCGATGCTGCTCATGCACTGGGTCGTCCGGCGCATCGCGGAGTTCGCCCTCGACATGTTCACCCTCACCTGA
- the flhA gene encoding flagellar biosynthesis protein FlhA, giving the protein MSKAVPVAPVTLGSRHPGWVDLVLRYKSLVVPLAIIGMIGVIVVPLPPFLMDVLLSMNITLAAVVLLTVIYVDEPLQLSVFPSLLLFTTLLRLTLNIATTRLILSADANTPEEAAYVAGHVVQAFGDFVAGSSLVVGLILFVIVVIVQFVVITKGATRIGEVAARFTLDAMPGKQLAIDADLNAGLIDEREAKYRRERLGQEADFFGAMDGAGKFVRGDAVAGIIITLINIAGGFAIGVFMRGWDVGSTAQVFTKLTIGDGLSSQLPALIISIAAGLLVTRSGATKSSLGDDLLAQVTAKPTALFITSGFLGALALTPLPAIPLLAAAGGLITIGVTMRRGEKADRDDATRASDIAGQAPAPEPPSVESLLKVDTMELEVGYGLVPLVDAKQGGDLLDRISATRRQTAIDLGLVMPPVRIRDNMTLDASAYRIKIRGAVIAEGRTEPGKLLAIDSGLTSGPIEGTPTREPAFGLDAYWIDPAMKPRAETMNYTVVDATSVLATHLTEVVKTHADELLTREEVGNLLTQLKEKSPKLVEEVVPGVVKAGDLQSVLQSLLRERVPIRDMETILETLGDWGTKTKDVDVLVEYVRHALRRVICQLHSSPATEQGGKPRLVCVTLDPSLEDLIAAHIDRSGGGTTVNMPARTANTIAREIMQALGPVVNAGNSPVVIASPQVRAVVRQIVQPHLPNIVVLGYNEIVPEVEVESMGLVSPPPDPADKRHASAA; this is encoded by the coding sequence GTGAGCAAGGCGGTCCCCGTCGCGCCGGTCACGCTGGGCTCCCGCCACCCGGGCTGGGTGGACCTCGTGCTGCGCTACAAGTCGCTCGTGGTCCCGCTCGCGATCATCGGGATGATCGGCGTGATCGTCGTCCCGCTGCCGCCGTTCCTCATGGACGTGCTGCTGTCGATGAACATCACGCTGGCGGCGGTGGTGCTCCTGACCGTCATCTACGTCGACGAACCGCTGCAGCTCTCCGTGTTCCCGTCGCTGCTGCTCTTCACGACGCTGCTGCGCCTGACGCTGAACATCGCGACCACGCGACTGATCCTCTCGGCCGACGCGAACACGCCGGAGGAGGCCGCGTACGTCGCCGGGCACGTCGTGCAGGCGTTCGGCGACTTCGTCGCCGGCTCGTCGCTGGTGGTCGGGCTGATCCTCTTCGTGATCGTCGTGATCGTCCAGTTCGTGGTGATCACGAAGGGCGCCACGCGCATCGGCGAAGTGGCCGCCCGCTTCACCCTCGACGCCATGCCCGGCAAGCAGCTCGCGATCGACGCCGACCTCAACGCCGGCCTCATCGACGAGCGGGAAGCCAAGTATCGGCGCGAGCGCCTCGGCCAGGAAGCCGACTTCTTCGGCGCGATGGACGGCGCCGGCAAGTTCGTGCGCGGCGACGCGGTCGCCGGCATCATCATCACCCTCATCAACATCGCCGGCGGGTTCGCGATCGGCGTGTTCATGCGCGGCTGGGACGTCGGCTCCACCGCCCAGGTGTTCACGAAACTGACCATCGGCGACGGCCTGTCGTCGCAGCTCCCGGCGCTGATCATCTCGATCGCCGCCGGCCTCCTCGTCACCCGATCGGGCGCGACCAAGTCGTCCCTGGGCGACGACCTGCTGGCGCAGGTCACCGCCAAACCCACGGCGCTGTTCATCACCTCCGGCTTCCTCGGCGCGCTGGCGCTCACGCCGCTCCCGGCGATCCCGTTGCTGGCGGCGGCGGGCGGGCTCATCACCATCGGCGTCACCATGCGCCGGGGCGAGAAGGCCGATCGCGACGACGCGACGCGCGCGAGCGACATCGCGGGCCAGGCGCCGGCGCCCGAGCCCCCAAGCGTCGAGTCGCTCCTCAAGGTCGACACCATGGAGCTCGAGGTCGGCTACGGGCTGGTCCCGCTCGTCGACGCCAAGCAGGGGGGCGACCTGCTCGACCGGATCTCCGCGACGCGCCGACAGACCGCGATCGATCTGGGGCTCGTCATGCCCCCGGTGCGCATCCGCGACAACATGACCCTCGACGCGAGCGCGTACAGGATCAAGATCCGCGGGGCGGTCATCGCCGAGGGCCGCACCGAGCCGGGCAAACTCCTCGCGATCGACTCGGGGCTCACCAGCGGGCCCATCGAGGGCACGCCGACCCGCGAGCCGGCGTTCGGGCTCGACGCCTACTGGATCGACCCGGCCATGAAGCCGCGCGCCGAGACCATGAACTACACCGTGGTCGACGCGACCAGCGTCCTCGCCACGCACCTGACCGAGGTCGTCAAGACGCACGCCGACGAGCTGCTCACGCGCGAGGAGGTCGGCAACCTGCTCACCCAGCTCAAGGAGAAGTCGCCCAAGCTGGTCGAAGAGGTTGTGCCGGGCGTGGTCAAGGCGGGCGACCTGCAGAGCGTGCTCCAGTCCCTGCTGCGCGAGCGCGTCCCGATCCGCGACATGGAGACGATCCTCGAGACCCTGGGCGACTGGGGCACGAAGACCAAGGACGTCGACGTGCTGGTCGAGTACGTCCGGCACGCGCTGCGCCGCGTGATCTGCCAGCTTCACTCGTCCCCGGCGACCGAGCAGGGGGGCAAGCCCCGGCTGGTCTGCGTCACGCTCGACCCTTCGCTCGAGGACCTCATCGCCGCCCACATCGACCGCTCGGGCGGCGGGACGACCGTCAACATGCCGGCGCGCACCGCCAACACGATCGCGCGCGAGATCATGCAGGCCCTCGGCCCGGTGGTGAACGCCGGCAACAGCCCGGTGGTTATCGCGTCGCCCCAGGTCCGCGCCGTCGTCCGCCAGATTGTCCAGCCCCACTTGCCGAACATCGTGGTTCTCGGGTACAACGAGATCGTTCCCGAGGTCGAGGTCGAATCGATGGGTCTTGTCTCACCGCCGCCGGACCCGGCGGACAAGCGGCACGCGTCGGCCGCGTAA
- the flhB gene encoding flagellar biosynthesis protein FlhB: protein MAEDLGEKTEQPTAKRLADARQKGQIPKSADLSSAMLLISILVMLVALGAGFLESASALLRRTLGGELLVAAGPAQINELLLTLIRIAWPALAVAFLIAYVVNFVQVGWLLSAKPLQPKFKQFHIVKGLGKMVSRRNWVKGLINVGKLALVGGVAVLFVRANLNEIAALPLLHLTGAIAVLGSLMIELALWALLLLILLGVADYLYQRWQHTEDHKMTKQEVKDERKNMDGDPAMKRRQLDFGRAILNQQMRKSVPSADVIVTNPTHFAVALKYEHGSWNAPRVVAKGADFMAMQIRYIGAANGVPIIERPPLARALYYQCEVGQEIPSDLYEAVAELLAYVYRLDGRAAS, encoded by the coding sequence ATGGCCGAAGACCTGGGCGAGAAGACCGAGCAACCAACCGCCAAGCGTCTCGCCGACGCGCGCCAGAAGGGGCAGATCCCCAAGAGCGCCGATCTCTCGTCCGCGATGCTCCTCATCAGCATCCTCGTCATGCTCGTCGCGCTGGGGGCGGGGTTCCTCGAGAGCGCCAGCGCGCTCCTCCGCCGCACCCTCGGGGGCGAGCTGCTGGTCGCGGCCGGGCCGGCGCAGATCAACGAGCTGCTGCTGACACTCATTCGGATCGCATGGCCCGCGCTCGCCGTCGCGTTCCTCATCGCCTACGTGGTCAACTTTGTCCAGGTGGGCTGGCTCCTCAGCGCCAAGCCCCTGCAGCCCAAGTTCAAGCAGTTCCACATCGTCAAGGGCCTGGGCAAGATGGTCTCCCGGCGCAACTGGGTCAAGGGGCTCATCAACGTCGGCAAGCTCGCCCTCGTCGGCGGCGTCGCTGTCCTGTTCGTGCGCGCGAACCTCAACGAGATCGCGGCGCTGCCCCTCCTGCACCTCACCGGCGCGATCGCGGTCTTGGGCTCGTTGATGATCGAGCTGGCGCTGTGGGCGCTGCTGCTGCTCATCCTGCTGGGCGTCGCCGACTATCTCTACCAGCGCTGGCAGCACACCGAAGACCACAAGATGACCAAGCAGGAGGTCAAGGACGAGCGCAAGAACATGGACGGCGACCCGGCCATGAAGCGCCGCCAGCTCGACTTCGGACGCGCCATCCTGAACCAGCAGATGCGCAAGAGCGTCCCGAGCGCGGATGTCATCGTCACCAACCCGACCCACTTCGCCGTCGCCCTCAAGTACGAGCACGGCTCGTGGAACGCGCCGCGCGTCGTCGCCAAGGGCGCCGACTTCATGGCCATGCAGATCCGCTACATCGGCGCCGCCAACGGCGTGCCGATCATCGAGCGCCCGCCCCTCGCGCGCGCCCTCTACTACCAGTGCGAGGTCGGGCAGGAGATCCCCTCCGACCTCTACGAAGCGGTCGCCGAACTGCTGGCGTACGTCTACCGCCTTGACGGGAGGGCCGCGTCGTGA
- a CDS encoding FliO/MopB family protein produces MATETSTPTDRRRARFVRLACALLALGGATPVVASPLYGPVANFGPAPVVVDAPAPISRPVPDRAVDAPAPTSTEARPLLGGKAARPAIVEGAAKPSESNANAPASWPRVLGALAVVVALIFALRGLLGRVAARGGLRAQLGAGGRAPSGVLEVLGRYPVSRGQTLVLLRLDQRVMLLGQSSSGFRTLADFSDPSEVASLLMRTRDEDSESLSGRFRHMLSKFERDPAMTEGVEHVDLTRRSPLIRRAAAAVHAHGAASGVQRVPTSRDSYEAIRRRLDSMKGVTP; encoded by the coding sequence ATGGCGACAGAGACATCCACACCCACCGACCGTCGGCGCGCGCGCTTCGTGCGTCTCGCGTGCGCACTCCTTGCGCTCGGGGGCGCGACTCCCGTCGTCGCCTCGCCTCTCTACGGCCCCGTCGCAAACTTCGGGCCAGCCCCGGTCGTCGTTGACGCGCCGGCGCCGATCAGCAGGCCCGTCCCCGACCGCGCCGTCGACGCCCCCGCGCCGACATCGACCGAGGCGCGCCCGCTCCTGGGAGGCAAGGCGGCGCGTCCCGCGATTGTCGAGGGCGCGGCGAAGCCGAGCGAATCGAACGCGAACGCCCCGGCCTCTTGGCCGCGCGTGCTCGGCGCGCTCGCGGTCGTCGTCGCGCTCATCTTCGCGCTGCGTGGGCTGCTCGGCCGTGTCGCGGCGAGAGGCGGGCTGCGTGCGCAGCTCGGCGCAGGGGGCAGGGCGCCCTCCGGGGTTCTCGAGGTGCTCGGGCGATACCCCGTCTCGCGAGGCCAGACCCTCGTGCTCCTGCGGCTGGACCAGCGCGTCATGCTGCTCGGGCAGTCTTCGTCCGGGTTCCGCACGCTCGCGGATTTCAGCGACCCGTCCGAGGTCGCGTCGCTGCTCATGCGCACACGCGATGAAGACAGCGAATCGCTCTCCGGGCGCTTCCGGCACATGCTGTCGAAGTTCGAGCGCGACCCGGCGATGACCGAGGGCGTCGAGCACGTCGACCTGACGCGCCGCTCGCCGCTGATCCGCCGGGCCGCCGCCGCGGTCCACGCGCACGGCGCGGCGTCGGGCGTGCAGCGTGTGCCGACCTCGCGCGATTCGTACGAGGCGATCCGGCGCCGGCTCGATTCGATGAAGGGGGTGACGCCGTGA
- a CDS encoding flagellar biosynthetic protein FliR yields MMELEPILKHAPVFLAAMFRMMGMFVLAPGLGGDTVPRQVKIFFVIALTAVIYPTINLDANLPLRFDLLALAPVLATEVVIGFTIGMILSMPMMAVQMGGLIMGQQMGLGLANFYNPAIDTEGDIIGQILFYVAFGVFLAIGGFDILVFAMVNSFDRVAIGGIMFGDAPLAVIVGVVNSGFELAIRVAMPVLCVIFLETLAMGFIMKTVPQLNILSFGFPIKILGGIFAVYAGLAFISETIATDVRHACDRAVGWVTTLGPPGGASRPSPFSSPFLETTE; encoded by the coding sequence ATGATGGAGCTCGAGCCCATCCTGAAGCACGCGCCCGTGTTCCTCGCGGCGATGTTCCGCATGATGGGCATGTTCGTGCTCGCGCCCGGCCTCGGTGGCGACACCGTCCCCCGGCAGGTCAAGATCTTCTTCGTCATCGCCCTGACGGCGGTGATCTATCCGACCATCAACCTCGACGCGAACCTGCCCCTCCGATTCGACCTGCTCGCCCTCGCGCCCGTCCTCGCGACCGAGGTCGTCATCGGCTTCACGATCGGGATGATCCTCAGCATGCCCATGATGGCGGTCCAGATGGGCGGGCTCATCATGGGCCAGCAGATGGGGCTGGGGCTGGCGAACTTCTACAACCCGGCGATCGACACCGAGGGCGACATCATCGGGCAGATCCTGTTCTATGTCGCGTTCGGGGTGTTCCTCGCGATCGGGGGCTTCGACATCCTCGTGTTCGCGATGGTCAACAGCTTCGATCGCGTGGCGATCGGCGGCATCATGTTCGGCGACGCGCCCCTCGCGGTGATCGTCGGCGTCGTCAACAGCGGGTTCGAGCTCGCGATCCGCGTCGCGATGCCCGTGCTGTGCGTGATCTTCCTCGAGACGCTCGCGATGGGCTTCATCATGAAGACCGTCCCCCAGCTCAACATCCTCAGCTTCGGCTTCCCGATCAAGATCCTCGGGGGCATCTTCGCGGTCTACGCCGGGCTCGCGTTCATCTCCGAGACCATCGCGACCGACGTGCGCCACGCGTGCGATCGCGCCGTGGGCTGGGTGACCACCCTCGGGCCCCCGGGCGGCGCGTCGAGGCCCTCTCCATTCTCCTCGCCCTTCCTCGAGACCACGGAGTAA
- a CDS encoding P-loop NTPase has protein sequence MTAAPRHPAPPTPGLDDQASSLRRLMASLEATAPRVEPARRARIELSPPPPTKRPAHAIAVASGKGGVGKTNLCVNLAIAMAQRGVRVTLLDADLGLANADVLCGVRVHGHLGHVLAGSRTIDDIAIEAPGGFRLLPGAAGVASLAEISDSSIETLLERVGDIDDSSDVLLIDCGAGIGRAVLSFLAAADRCVVVATPEPTAITDAYALIKVALGGGVAGGARLPRVDASGLGLVVNMASDPREAHATHERIAGVCERFLGMRPPMLGWAPRDDAVGAAVRSRTPFLLGNPRRPISTRIDLLARELLEDLALDGESTDRPGLVRRLLSLRTRKIAGGRGNPARTA, from the coding sequence GTGACCGCCGCCCCTCGCCATCCGGCGCCGCCTACTCCAGGCCTTGACGACCAGGCGTCGTCGCTGCGCCGGCTGATGGCGTCGCTCGAAGCGACCGCGCCGCGCGTCGAACCAGCCCGCCGGGCGCGCATCGAACTCTCGCCGCCTCCCCCGACTAAGCGACCCGCGCACGCGATCGCCGTCGCGTCGGGCAAGGGCGGCGTGGGCAAAACCAACCTCTGCGTCAACCTCGCGATCGCGATGGCGCAGCGCGGCGTGCGCGTGACCCTGCTCGATGCAGACCTGGGGCTCGCCAACGCCGATGTGCTCTGCGGCGTGCGCGTGCACGGGCACCTCGGACACGTGCTCGCCGGCTCGCGCACGATCGACGACATCGCGATCGAGGCGCCGGGCGGGTTCCGACTTCTCCCGGGCGCCGCCGGCGTCGCGTCCCTCGCCGAGATCTCCGATTCGTCGATCGAAACGCTGCTCGAGCGGGTCGGCGATATCGATGATTCGAGCGATGTCCTGCTCATCGACTGCGGCGCCGGCATCGGTCGCGCGGTGCTGTCGTTCCTCGCCGCCGCCGATAGGTGCGTGGTGGTCGCGACCCCCGAGCCGACGGCGATCACGGACGCGTACGCGCTGATCAAGGTCGCCCTCGGCGGCGGGGTCGCAGGCGGCGCGAGATTGCCGCGCGTCGATGCGTCCGGGCTCGGGCTGGTGGTGAACATGGCGTCTGACCCTCGCGAGGCGCACGCGACGCACGAGCGCATCGCCGGCGTGTGCGAGCGTTTCCTGGGGATGCGCCCGCCCATGCTGGGCTGGGCCCCTCGCGACGACGCCGTCGGGGCGGCGGTGCGATCGCGGACCCCGTTCCTGCTGGGCAACCCCCGTCGTCCGATCTCGACGCGCATCGATCTTCTGGCCCGCGAGTTGCTGGAAGATCTGGCGTTGGACGGCGAGTCCACCGACCGACCCGGCCTGGTCAGGCGACTCTTGAGTCTCCGGACCCGCAAAATCGCCGGCGGACGAGGAAATCCGGCAAGGACGGCTTAA
- a CDS encoding FliA/WhiG family RNA polymerase sigma factor yields the protein MEMREVWVTYQRGKSLAIRNFLLEKFYPLVRYNAERIHTRLPDEVDVDDLAQAGLFGLKDAIDSFDLERGVKFETYCAPRIRGAILDELRSMDWVPRLVRVRTAKVNAARNRFLLKHGRNPTEVELAELLGADAEEYKKLSRDSRAAGVFSLSRKVMGGDSSRELHEIDVIRDETQSNPLTEAQRRDLRELITRGLSRAERLIVILYYFEEMTMKEIGATLDLSESRVSQMHSSILQRLKAQMQHREREFEAVDA from the coding sequence ATGGAGATGCGCGAGGTGTGGGTCACCTACCAGCGGGGCAAGTCCCTCGCGATCCGGAACTTCCTCCTTGAGAAGTTCTACCCGCTCGTGCGATACAACGCCGAGCGCATCCACACGCGCCTCCCCGACGAGGTCGACGTCGATGATCTCGCCCAGGCCGGCCTCTTCGGCCTCAAGGACGCCATCGACAGCTTCGACCTCGAGCGCGGCGTGAAGTTCGAAACCTACTGCGCGCCGCGCATCCGCGGCGCGATCCTCGACGAGCTCCGCTCCATGGACTGGGTCCCCCGGCTCGTCCGCGTGCGCACCGCCAAGGTCAACGCCGCGCGCAACCGCTTCCTCCTCAAGCACGGACGGAACCCGACCGAGGTCGAGCTCGCCGAACTCCTGGGCGCCGACGCCGAGGAATACAAGAAGCTCAGCCGCGACTCGCGCGCCGCCGGTGTCTTCTCCCTCTCGCGCAAGGTCATGGGCGGCGACAGCAGCCGCGAGCTGCACGAGATCGACGTCATCCGCGACGAGACTCAGAGCAACCCGCTGACCGAGGCGCAGCGCCGCGATCTGCGCGAGCTCATCACCCGCGGGCTCTCCCGCGCCGAGCGGCTCATCGTCATCCTCTACTACTTCGAAGAGATGACCATGAAGGAAATCGGCGCCACCCTCGACCTCTCCGAGTCTCGCGTCTCCCAGATGCACTCCTCGATCCTGCAGCGCCTCAAGGCCCAGATGCAGCACCGCGAGCGCGAGTTCGAGGCCGTCGACGCCTGA
- the fliN gene encoding flagellar motor switch protein FliN, which produces MADEQTPINPSDAPGDPPSTTPSGDAAPSSPPAPPTPSNAPDDIEKTIEQSQKAAESLAQDVKKGPAPPELSEKASDMLAAVKAAVAAAQSHQASGGGPLPTPQPDMASAMSAASHEPMGAPVALPDFASNGSGAPAGARDIDLLADVNLNVNIELGRTRMLVEDVLRLGEGSVVELDKLAGDPVDVFVNGRHVARGEVLVVNDNFCVRISEILSRVPGSDD; this is translated from the coding sequence ATGGCCGACGAGCAGACACCCATCAACCCGAGCGACGCGCCGGGCGACCCGCCCTCGACGACCCCGTCGGGCGATGCCGCGCCTTCGTCGCCCCCGGCGCCCCCGACGCCCTCGAACGCCCCCGACGACATCGAGAAGACCATCGAGCAGTCTCAGAAGGCCGCCGAATCGCTCGCGCAGGATGTCAAGAAAGGCCCGGCGCCCCCCGAGCTGAGCGAGAAGGCGTCCGACATGCTGGCCGCGGTGAAGGCCGCCGTCGCCGCCGCGCAGTCGCATCAGGCCAGCGGCGGGGGGCCTCTGCCCACGCCTCAGCCCGACATGGCTTCCGCGATGAGCGCTGCGTCCCACGAGCCGATGGGCGCCCCGGTCGCGCTCCCGGATTTCGCGTCCAACGGCTCCGGCGCCCCGGCCGGAGCCCGCGACATCGACCTGCTCGCGGATGTGAACCTCAATGTGAACATCGAACTCGGGCGCACGCGCATGCTCGTCGAGGACGTGCTCCGGCTGGGCGAGGGCTCGGTCGTCGAGCTCGACAAACTCGCCGGCGACCCGGTCGATGTCTTCGTCAACGGGCGCCACGTGGCCCGCGGCGAGGTCCTCGTCGTCAACGACAACTTCTGCGTGCGAATCTCCGAGATCCTGAGCCGCGTACCCGGCTCGGACGACTGA
- the flhF gene encoding flagellar biosynthesis protein FlhF, producing MADLSLRTYRARTVGDALVEIKRDLGPDAVILHTRQFKAGGLLGLWARPIVEITATSASNIAPRHDKPGPRPSRDTGAPMSPRAAASGHHGANGSVLADRLRQAYATPGASPDPGAGGVAIAPAPGAGQRAPESAIDPVTNGKALVAALATRAQIAPTTSAAVSALENELGSIKTLLNQVLARTSGSPASVVPELLHARYIRMLDADVSSEIADHILAEVRDELSRQEMGDEAIVHAAVVRRLSAALRIPGEEAAIRPRKPSESARRIALVGPTGVGKTTTVAKLAATHKLRHGLKVGLVTADTYRIAAVDQLRTYANIIGLPLRVALTPADMAAACDSLHDCDVVLIDTAGRAPCDADRLDELRDLLGAAKPHETHLVLSSTTSERAMLQVAERFSVVSPNRLIFTKLDEAANFGTLVNVAKKVGVDLSYLTTGQEVPDRIEPVRPDRIARLILEGGVVR from the coding sequence ATGGCCGACCTGTCCCTTCGGACATACCGCGCACGAACCGTCGGGGACGCCCTCGTCGAGATCAAGCGCGATCTCGGGCCCGACGCCGTGATCCTGCACACTCGCCAGTTCAAGGCCGGCGGCCTGCTGGGCCTCTGGGCCCGGCCGATCGTCGAGATCACCGCGACCTCGGCGTCGAACATCGCCCCTCGCCACGACAAGCCCGGCCCGCGCCCCTCGCGCGACACCGGCGCCCCGATGAGCCCGCGCGCCGCGGCGTCGGGGCATCACGGCGCGAACGGCTCCGTCCTCGCCGACCGACTGCGCCAGGCGTACGCGACCCCCGGCGCGAGCCCCGACCCCGGCGCGGGCGGCGTCGCGATCGCCCCGGCGCCCGGGGCTGGTCAGCGCGCTCCCGAGAGCGCGATCGACCCGGTCACCAACGGCAAGGCGCTGGTGGCCGCCCTCGCGACGCGAGCCCAGATCGCGCCGACGACCAGCGCCGCCGTCTCGGCCCTCGAGAACGAGCTGGGATCGATCAAGACCCTGCTCAACCAGGTCCTGGCGCGCACGAGCGGGTCGCCGGCGTCGGTCGTGCCCGAGCTGCTGCACGCGCGCTACATCCGCATGCTCGACGCCGATGTCTCGAGCGAGATCGCCGACCACATCCTGGCCGAGGTCCGCGACGAGCTCTCGCGACAGGAGATGGGCGACGAGGCGATCGTGCACGCCGCCGTCGTGCGCCGGCTCAGCGCCGCCCTGCGCATCCCGGGCGAGGAGGCCGCGATCAGGCCCCGAAAGCCCAGCGAGTCGGCGCGGCGAATCGCGCTGGTCGGCCCCACGGGCGTGGGCAAGACCACCACCGTCGCGAAGCTGGCCGCGACGCACAAGCTGCGCCACGGGCTGAAGGTCGGGCTGGTGACCGCCGACACTTACCGCATCGCCGCCGTCGATCAGCTGCGCACCTACGCGAACATCATCGGGCTGCCCCTGAGGGTCGCGCTCACCCCGGCCGACATGGCGGCGGCGTGCGACTCGCTCCACGACTGCGACGTCGTGCTCATCGACACCGCCGGGCGAGCCCCGTGCGACGCCGACCGACTCGACGAGCTGCGCGACCTGCTCGGCGCGGCCAAGCCCCACGAGACCCACCTGGTGCTGAGCAGCACCACCAGCGAGCGCGCGATGCTGCAGGTCGCGGAGCGGTTCTCCGTCGTCTCGCCCAACCGGCTGATCTTCACCAAGCTCGACGAGGCGGCGAACTTCGGCACGCTCGTGAATGTGGCGAAAAAGGTCGGCGTCGATCTGAGCTACCTCACGACAGGGCAGGAAGTCCCCGATCGGATCGAGCCGGTGCGCCCGGACCGCATCGCACGGCTGATCCTCGAGGGCGGGGTGGTCCGGTGA